In the genome of Cherax quadricarinatus isolate ZL_2023a chromosome 28, ASM3850222v1, whole genome shotgun sequence, the window CCACCCTTCAACATgggaagtgccttgatgctggttagggggctcttgatccgaagaACCGAACCCATTCTCCTTTtctttggatcgaacctgaatgcttCCCATTCTTCCCTGGAGCCATGTAACCCCCATaggtttagattattattattattacaatcaagggggaagcgctaaacccggaggattatacagcgcctggggggggatgtggaaggcattcaggcttaatttggggaactggagcacagatccaattccctaaatcaagagcccctcaccaacatcaaggaaccttccttgaggggccataGGTTTAGAAATTCTTATAATCAAATTAAAAAATAACCCTGTTGCACATAATTTCTTGTAGCCGTGGGAATATGCCTCTATTAAAAGGATTCCATCTTTGAAGGATAATACCCAACAAGGCGAAGCTAATGTAGTTAATAAACTTGGAATCCgagcaataactggagaatgcctctttagATCATCTTCAAATTTTCAGCAGCAGTGTGTATTACCCGAAGAAAGGTTTGCATAAATTTTCGGATGTCTACAATGCAATTTGCCAAATACgtatattgtttttttttattattatcacaccggccgattcccaccaaggcagggtggcccgaaaaagaaaaactttcaccatcattcactccatcactgtcttgccagaagggtgctttacactacagtttttaaactgcaacattaacacccctccttcagagtgcaggcactgtacttcccatctccaggactcaagtccggcctgccggtttccctgaatcccttcataaatgttactttgctcacactccaacagcacgtcaagtattaaaaaccatttgtctccattcactcctatcaaacacgctcacgcatgcctgctggaagtccaagcccctcgcacacaaaacctcctttaccccctccctccaacccttcctaggccgacccctaccccgccttccttccactacagactgatacactcttgaagtcattctgtttcgctccattctctctacatgtccgaaccacctcaacaacccttcctcagccctctggacaacagttttggtaatcccgcacctcctcctaacttccaaactacgaattctctgcattatattcacaccacacattgccctcagacatgacatctccactgcctccagccttctcctcgctgcaacattcatcacccacgcttcacacccatataagagcgttggtaaaactatactctcatacattcccctctttgcctccaaggacaaagttctttgtctccacagactcctaagtgcaccactcactctttttccctcatcaattctatgattcacctcatctttcatagacccatccgctgacacgtccactcccaaatatctgaatacgttcacctcctccatactctctccctccaatctgatattcaatctttcatcacctaatctttttgttatcctcataaccttactctttcctgtattcacctttaattttcttcttttgcacaccctaccaaattcatccaccaatctctgcaacttctcttcagaatctcccaagagcacagtgtcatcagcaaagagcagctgtgacaactcccactttgtgtgtgattctttatcttttaactccacgcctcttgccaagaccctcgcatttacttctcttacaaccccatctataaatatattaaacaaccacggtgacatcacacatccttgtctaaggcctacttttactgggaaaaaatttccctctttcctacatactctaacttgagcctcactatcctcgtaaaaactcttcactgctttcagtaacctacctcctacaccatacacttgcaacatctgccacattgcccccctatccaccctgtcatacgccttttccaaatccataaatgccacaaagacctctttagccttatctaaatactgttcacttatatgtttcactgtaaacacctggtccacacaccccctacctttcctaaagcctccttgttcatctgctatcctattctccgtcttactcttaattctttcaattataactctaccatacactttaccaggtacactcaacagacttatccccctataatttttgcactctcttttatcccccttgcctttatacaaaggaactatgcatgctctctgccaatccctaggtaccttaccctcttccatacatttattaaataattgcaccaaccactccaaaactatatccccacctgcttttaacatttctatctttatcccatcaatcccggctgccttaccccctttcattttacctactgcctcacgaacttcccccacactcacaactggctcttcctcactcctacaagatgttattcctccttgccctatacacgaaatcacagcttccctatcttcatcaacatttaacaattcctcaaaatattccttccatcttcccaatacctctaactctccatttaataactctcctctcctatttttaacagacaaatccatttgttctctaggctttcttaacttgttaatctcactccaaaactttttcttattttcaacaaaatttgttgataacatctcacccactctctcatttgctctctttttacattgcttcaccactctcttaacttctctctttttctccatatactcttccctccttgcatcacttctactttgtaaaaacttctcatatgctaactttttctcccttactactctctttacatcatcattccaccaatcgctcctcttccctcctgcacccactttcctgtaaccacaaacttctgctgaacactctaacactacatttttaaacctaccccatacctcttcgaccccattgcctatgctctcattagcccatctatcctccaatagctgtttatatcttaccctaactgcctcctcttttagtttataaacctttacctctctcttccctgatgcttctattctccttgtatcccatctaccttttactctcagtgtagctacaactagaaagtgatctgatatatctgtggcccctctataaacatgtacatcctgaagtctactcaacagtcttttatctaccaatacataatccaacaaactactgtcatttcgccctacatcatatcgtgtatacttatttatcctctttttcttaaaatatgtattacctataactaaacccctttctatacaaagttcaatcaaagggctcccattatcatttacgtATATTGTATGGAAACAAATTTGTTTAATAACTGAACAATGCTTCTTCTGATCGATTTCAAACCTTACAGTGGTGCATCTTAAAAAATATTTTGATTGTTACTGGTCTGTACAGGTGTCACTGTCAACTTTATTGAAAATGTGAAAATCAATTTTGTTTTTCTTGCCGTAACTTAAATACATAGTCCAATCTGCTTAAAACCTTAAACACTGATCTGTCTTACTTCAAGGAAACTTTGGATTGCTAGTAAACTATATGTGCTAACTTGAACCATTTTTACTTCAACCTCTCTATCTTGTAGTTCACATAAAGCATGAAAATTATAGTTTCTTCAAACTACAACCAAGTAGTATTTTTTCTTACAGGATTGTACCAAATTTTAaacattataatcatggggagtgctaaacccgtaggattatacatcgagtgtggggggggggggtatgaaaggtattcaggctcaattcagggaaccagagcacagatccaatttcctagatcaagagcccttcaccagcgtcaaggaacctcccttgcggGGACCAAATTTAAAACAATGTAACCGGGTAAGGAAAACAGAAATGACGAGAACTCCCATTGTTATAAATTCAAAATTTTCATGAGTTTAGTAAGCCTTTATGTATCATTTTCCTATGGTTTCATTTAAAGTGGTATATACATATACCTAGTTCTATTCTTCCTTCGAAGTTCTTGAAAGGATGATGACAACAACATCGATGTTTTGCATTTTACCAATCTATGGTGTTGGTCGTTGCAAGAGCACAAAATCATCTTTCAATGGGCCCTAACAAGGGTAGGCTGTTTTCACCAGGGATATTAAATAAAATTATGAATGAATATGATATACAGTAAATGTGCAAGGTATTGTTCTGGGTATCTAGTTTAATCTTTACTGAACCAGTAGTATTTCAGCCACCACTTGGTTAAAACTGTATCTGTTTACTACATATAGCCTACTAATGGTACTCCATTAAAAATCTTGTGTTGAAATCCTTCTTATTTAATGCTGGAAAAAAAAACTACTCATAAAATTTTAAACTGTACAGTAAAATCCCACCTACAAAAATAATAGTAAATCTTGATATAGTGAAAAGACCCCCTACGAAATGGATTTTAGATGGAATGAATAAAATGTTTTACTGGGGAAATGCTTGATGCAAAAGTCAGTCTGCTGCATAAGATTTTATCTGTTAGCAGTAAGCTCTCCATACAATGGACTGTCTGTTGCACCCTGGTTTTGTCCAGTAGCAATAGTGTGCATGTCTGCTCCATACAATGGACCACAAATGTTGCGCTGGGCATTTCAATGCAACAGATTTTCATTTAAGTGGAAACCCCATCCTCAATTCAATTATTATACTAAGGTTTCACTGTACATATAATACTGTATAACATTTTAGCTTGGATTTTTGGAATGAGATTGTTTTACCAAAGAGGGAGCACTTGGAGAAATGAGAGGTAATCCGGCTCAATCCAAGGAAAGGATGGTCAGAtccatttccctagatcaagagcctttcgtTGGCaacaaggagccttccttgaagGAATGAGATAATGTAGCATTTCTTAAATGCACCCcagaagggaggttccttgatgctggtgaggggctcttgatctagggaactggatctgttctccagttccctgaattaagcctgaataccttccacatcccccccacaggtgctgtataatccaacAGGTTttgtgcttcccccttgataataataataaaattctaTATgcagtatatgcatatatacctCTGAAGAACTTCGAGAGttttactactctcggagcccggccgtgggccagcctcatctggtgcttgcctggtcaagcaCCAGATGAGGAGACcccctgccccacatatccatcacagcctggctgatcaggcacctggtgaagatacttgtccagtttcctcttgaaggcttctacacttgttccagctgtgtttctgatatcttctggtaagatgttgaatagtctgggaccctggatgttgatacagtgttcccttattgtccccaccacacccctgctcctcactaggtttattttacacttccatatctctcactccagtatgttagtaCTGTATTATACAGTACTATTAAATTACTATGAACTACTGTACATAAAATCCTAATTTTGATCAGGAATTTTGAATATCCATTAGCAAAACTTTTTACATGACACCTCTTAGCACAAATTTCTCAGTTTCCAAAATTTGTGCATTTTTGTCCACTCCCTCTATTAATGGATATGGGAAAGTTGAAGATACAATGCAATCATAGAATCATTTATTCAAATTATTTACAAAGAAAACAGCATTTTCACAAAGCATTACTGAAAAACAGACTTCAAAATTCATTCACACGCATATAATGATATCAATGCACAAAAATTATGATCAATGTAATTTTAAGAAAATACAAAATTCTTATTTTATGATACATTTTATACACAATAAAAGTCTTCAAGTTTATTATCATTTACAAACAACTGTCACAAAGTTaaaaattcaattttttttttcaacttaaTTTTAAGAAGCCAAATCTGCTGGGCTAGTTTATTACATTTTCCTGTTTATTAAACAGAAGATAATAGATATTTCTCAAAACTTGCAAATATTGTGCCCAACAGTTTGGCATTTGAGTTATTGCAGAGCCAGAGCCAGCCTTTCAAACCCCTGCTGGTGCTACAACTATTCTGGCCAAGCATAAAATCCACACTGTGAACTACAGTATTTAAGTATTCAGCTCATTCAAGGGTCAGCTAACAATGGAGTCTTCTCTTGTGCACGCTGGAATGACACTGAAGGTGcagcttcactgtctggaggagGCCTGCCCTGGAAAGGAACAGAGTGGAAAACTCCAGCTTGAGGACCCTGGGATACTGAAGGATTGTGTGGGGTGTCAGTGTACATGGCCCGGTGGCGGTGTCGCTGATGCAGCTCATGCAGATACAATGTACTGAGACTCATGTTTACAGCAGTGAGATCCTGAGGAAGTGGCGCCATTAAACTTCGACCAATAATTGATGAAGGGCCAATAGTACTAGGGGCAAGAACTGGATCAATAATGGGACCTGAAGTCATGGTACTTGTCCCGAGTGGACCCTCTACACTTGATCCCATTTGCTGTATGGATGATAATATTCCACCACTGGGACCATTGCGGGAACCTTCAACACGTGAAATCCTACCCCGCAGACCTATGGGTGGCCAGTAGGATTGTTGAAGCTGCCCACCAATCTGAGGTCCACCCATCATCCAGGGAGGGCGGAACATGCTAGTAGCTACCATACCAAGGCCATCACACGACAGAGAGTTCAAGGAAGAGAAGAGAGCATTTTCTTCCTGTAGTGTTGTTAGAGCATTCATATCTCTCTGAACTTGTGTTTTTAGAGCAGTAATAAAAGCAGAGGATTCTTTTGGAGGTCTCCATTTGGGATTTGTCATTGTGAAGTGAATGAGAGAAAGCTCAGTTTTGCCACCATCTGTCGTCATACCAGGTTTACTTGAGCTGTCTGGTTGGTTGAGGTCCTCTGACAGAACATCTGGCTGCCATGTTGGACTACCATGTCTTCTAACGTCCATTTGGGCGAAGGAGCAAACATCACCAACCCCAACAACTTCTACTGTAAAATTGCGATAGAAATCTACAATGTCTAAAGCTTTGAAACGCAGCCTGAAGATGAGAATGAGAGGGGTAATTATGGGTGACACTAATTCTTCCACTATGTGCACAGCTTTGTACTGGAATAGTTGAGAGAACTCCTGACGAACCCTGGATGTATGAGCCTTTTCTCTCCAGTGATCTGGGAGGTAATGCACCTCTGCCAAAACCCTCCTCAATAACAGTTCTGGGCAGAATACCAGATTTTCAGCAGGGATAAAGCCACGACATCCAGCAAGAACTGCCCCTAAAATAGTCATAAATGTCAACACATGTTCAACTTGTAAAACATCCTCATCATATATGCTCAAACCTGCCAAGACAACAAATAATGCCCCACATGCAAATGCAACATGTTTAGCAACTACAGCCATGATAGGAGAAGAAAAAATTGTCATGTATTGTGATGCAGCTTTATAGCCCCTGTTAAGACGTGCTGTCATCTCATGATCAAGTTCATTAAAATGCCGTAGGTACACTTCCCCATAATGAGACCAACGACGACTTCCCAAGCTACCAGGTTCACGTTTTATCATTTCTGCATAATTGAAGAGAGAATAGAGGAACTGGAAAATAAATATTAAAGGTGAGAGGACAAGATTTGCAATGCCAACATAGAGAAATCTTTTACTAAGTTCCTCTGCCAGCTCTTGTCGTTTCTCCAGTCTCTTATATTCATCACTTAAGTGCCAGTTGTTCTTAAATGGTGCCCATGGTCCCCAAAAAAGTAGCATTTCTATGTTGTAGCGCAGGCCTTTTGTGAGAAAGACCATTTCTCCAGAGAAGGGCATCTCAAACTTAAGTGGAATTATTTCTTTGTTGACCATTGCATTAAAGTAGTTGGTGAAGCGAAGAATTCTATGGTATATATCCAACTCTGTCAAAACTTCCTTGTGGATACACATACGCTGCTCAACCTGAAAACAAATTTAAGAAAACAAATTTTGAAAGAAAACAGTTGCTTATTTCAAACCTATCATTATCTAAATTAATTACtgaatatatatactttatatacacatacacagtcaAGTAAATTATACACACACTATGAAGAAGGGTTGAGAATTATTTTAATGGTCTAGTTATAAACAAT includes:
- the Atg9 gene encoding autophagy-related protein 9A, encoding MSQNFQTSYQPLGGASDRDGISRGEDGERDDDLSPDTHTSMVFHVVPKSSKSRWNHLEDLDSFFTRVYQYHQNHGMLCMMLQQLFELVQFIFVVVFTSFLFTCVDYDILFRNRSPKNFNATDKITLLDAIRTCDECLEHFNWLLVFIIVLSVVIWLLRLVHAGFTLFQFWEIKLFFNKALGIHDNDLGNITWEEVEQRVMEVQVEQRMCIHKEVLTELDIYHRILRFTNYFNAMVNKEIIPLKFEMPFSGEMVFLTKGLRYNIEMLLFWGPWAPFKNNWHLSDEYKRLEKRQELAEELSKRFLYVGIANLVLSPLIFIFQFLYSLFNYAEMIKREPGSLGSRRWSHYGEVYLRHFNELDHEMTARLNRGYKAASQYMTIFSSPIMAVVAKHVAFACGALFVVLAGLSIYDEDVLQVEHVLTFMTILGAVLAGCRGFIPAENLVFCPELLLRRVLAEVHYLPDHWREKAHTSRVRQEFSQLFQYKAVHIVEELVSPIITPLILIFRLRFKALDIVDFYRNFTVEVVGVGDVCSFAQMDVRRHGSPTWQPDVLSEDLNQPDSSSKPGMTTDGGKTELSLIHFTMTNPKWRPPKESSAFITALKTQVQRDMNALTTLQEENALFSSLNSLSCDGLGMVATSMFRPPWMMGGPQIGGQLQQSYWPPIGLRGRISRVEGSRNGPSGGILSSIQQMGSSVEGPLGTSTMTSGPIIDPVLAPSTIGPSSIIGRSLMAPLPQDLTAVNMSLSTLYLHELHQRHRHRAMYTDTPHNPSVSQGPQAGVFHSVPFQGRPPPDSEAAPSVSFQRAQEKTPLLADP